tctcaatATATACAAAAGAGTATACGTATCAAGTGAACTTATCATTAACTAGTTTAACATTTACTAACAAAAGTAAAGATGTCTATGataaaagattttatttttagttttgagttttataaatttatactaaattcttTCTGATTTTTCTACTATTGTTTTTACCTATCTTAAAGAAGACATGAGTAGAAAGTCTAAAACGAAACATTAAAATTTATAGGTAAAACCGtggaagtagtatttataaatttaattaaaaaaataaaaaaccaaacaatTATCTAACCAAAGTACTCATAAATAgagaatatttatttattaggtATAAAATTCCCCAATTACAACCAATTTTTTGATAGGTACATAATGATGAGTTTATTTCATTCTAATGACGagaattcaaaatttgacaattatgttttttaggaaaaaaatgaaaaactattcttatctatctatctatctatatatatatatttgttttcttcTAATTATCGGTTGAATTTTGAATTAGGAGATAAGCGGAAAATTTTCTAACAGTACAATATATTCTTTAGATTCAATATCAATCAAAGAGAgattcaacaactaaaagaaAGATCGATTCTTTGGGATTGCATGAGTTAATCTGAAAGTAGGTAGAttgattaaaattatgttttcattatGGTCTTACAGAACGACAATTACTTAAATACGTTCGTGTCGCCGGAAAAGCGGACCTACATGAAGGAGTCAGATGCTTCTTCTAGTATGATTGttctttttaaaaatggaagatttgatcttttatttccttaatttttttacttaaaaaaaaaaccatttgatgttataatatattattttattttatagatatGCCCATATTTTATTATAGAAAATTTTCCTCATTGCCTAGTGGTCAAGTCAAAAGGTTAGTGGTGAGCAATAATAAATTACTCAGACTagacatttttaaataatatggataaaattggaaaaaagaaaacacaattATCTTctataaccatttcatttttaattttatgaatttaaaatttagaattattttcTCGCAAATTCTTTAACTAAAACatttgattctcaattaatttattttttaaaacaaaaaaccatatatccaaatttgattttggaatCTGAAAACTCTctcttaaaaaaagaataaatcgACGAtagtataaataaaattttgactttatattttaaaatcttttttcttttaaaaacaatCATAAGTAGacgataaaacaaataaatcaagatatcaagaaaatattttgaattagaGAAAAAGTCGTTTAGTCGTAAAACCGATATATTTTTCAGATCAAACAAAGGATGGAATTAACAATTTTAATCTATCTTTTCGAGTCAAACATGTCCCAAATAATGATTTAGGAATTACATTTATAgctaaaattaaattaggatAAACTTatgagaaaaaaggaaaaagaggaagaaaacgagaaaaaagaaaagtacaACAAATTCAATCACcaactaatttaaaatgttttgaATTATGAAGAATGTTCTTGACAGAAACAGAAAAGACCCGTAGTcatgtttatataatatatatatatagagagaggaGTTGCTAGAAGGAACTAAGAACAACAGATCTACAGAATTTGCAATTATCTCTCTCCAGGTTAATATTTTCCCCCTCATTTTCTTGCTTTCACAATGAGGATTTGATTGTCTTATTGATCTTTCTGTAGGGTTCATGAATTTGTGaatgtatttttcattaattttcagTTTCAATCCATTTTCGATATTTCTCTAGGCAGCCAAACAGAGTCAAGTCCTCTCACTTCGAAATTCGAAATTTGAATCGATGTCAATCGTAGCTTCTCGTTTTATTACACTCATTTTTAGGCGGATTTCATGGCGTCGACTtgtgaaatttaattaaaaacatgGTGATCTTGATTGCATTGACGCATTTGGCGCCTTAATTTAGGTgttttcattgatttttttttaattttttttcaattatcgGTTCCGTTTTCGGCGATTAAAGGTAGAGGAAAATGATTGGTAttgtattttataattatctGAAACTTCGTTCCTCTAGTTTTCTCTCTGATTTGAATCTGGAGTTTTGTGGTGAACTTGATTTATTCTCAATTGAAAGGAAGAAGGAATTGGAGGAATTGGAGGAATttggaattttgatttgaaaatgaagaacTCTGTATCGGATCGTAGTTTTTACATTGAAAGTTCTGATGATGAAGATTTGGAGAAGGAAATCGACAATGACGATGGAAGCGATTCGGATTCGTCTAGTTCATCGGCGGATAATCGGAATCATAATCAACCAAGTTCTTATAATACCGCCGCTTGGCCTCAAAGTTACAGGTTcactttctctcttcttctcaaCTCTTTCCATCTTCCTTCTGTATTCATAATCCATTCCAAGATTTTCTGGGAAAAATTAATTTCAgcttaaattataatttagaaTTTCACATTTATATTTTATGCCACATTTAATaaggattttattttttgtttttagtttctaaaaaaaaagttaaaggcTATAAACACTCCTCTcacacttttaaatttattaggTTTATTATCTACTctttatgatattttaaaaaacaaagttaaattttgaaaactaaaaagtattttttaatttatttttatttttaaaatttgactaaaaatttaatcCCATAtagatttagttttaaaaaaacaaaaaataaaaataaatatttgtttatataataataattattattattttgataactaaattgtgagaaaattataattttgattaTGGATAACTTTTGGGGTTGTGAGGATATTGTCGTGATTATTCTGGCGAGGTGCCCCACTCACGAGTCGTCACACCATCCACCTAATAAAGTATGCCTTTTtttcaaaagtgatttttgCTACCTAAGATAGGTATTGTAAAACTGAATCATTTGTACAGTATATTTTGTGAATCAtacaatatttgtaattttaaaattgattattggtcaaaacataaatataatatttctgattttaaattgaaaacaattattggttatcacaaaatgtaataaacaatataatattctctctctcttttctgaCCCAGTTTAGTGGCCAAGCACACTTTGCCatgtgttaattttttttatttttcatttataataAATGATTATTACAAATAACCATTTGATGCTTCCgtgaataaatttttttatattttgttattcatTCCCCAgtagttgttttcaaatttgaagccaaatatatactttttcaaaatcttgttattttctttttcaggaATTTGACTAGAGTTTGAgtgtttctttttagaaatatGAATatcataattgaaaatttgaaatgggatggaaataattataaatattgaaaataaaaaataaaaaataaatatttcgtttggtaactatttcgttttttgcattgatttttaaaaactaaacttatttcctcatttttttttataatgatttgcattttgTAAAGTAccatggttgaattcttaaccaaatttcaaaaaacaaaaactaatttttaaaagctatttttttttccaaaatttgacttgatttttaaaatattggtaaGAAGtagaaaacaaattaaaaaattttgaggtgaaagtgatgtccatagacttaatttttttaaaaaaaacaaaaaataaaataattacaactcGGAGCTAAAATTATTATCAACCAAATGGGATGAACCTTAATTTTTGGGATAAGGATTCGAACCTTTGACCAAATGAAGTTCATGTGAATTATTACTACGCCAAACTTACATTggctattttattattattattaaacttctgtttggtaattatttggttttttgttttcaatttttaaaaattaagcacttgcatcttttttaaatataaaaattgaattcttagctaaattcaaaaaaaaaaaaaaagtaaaaaatttagaggtatgagaattaaaaattaaataatgatCAAATGGGGCTAAATGTTTAAGAAAAGTATGGATGTGTAGATGAAAGATGCTTATAACAAGCAACAATCAATAAGTGTCTAAATTTTTGAGCTGTAATATTGGCTGTTTTAAAAAGATATTCATGAGAATGTGAGGAAGAAACATATAtggatatatattaaatttgaaattaaaatgaacAATGTTGCAGGCAATCAATTGATATGCTGGGAAGTTTACATTCACCAAGTATTGGGCTTCTAGGAACTTCATCATTAGCCAGATTTGGAAGCTCATTTCTTTCATCCTCATTAACAAGAAGATTCACTCCCGAAGTATTCTCTTCTTCCATTTCAAAACCTCTGCTCCCCACAGTAATAGACGAACCCCAAAAACATCCCTCTTATTCTCATCTCGGCCCTTCACTTCCTTCTAGGCGATCTTCCTTATCCGTTAGAAGGGATGACAAAGACAAGCCCGTCATTGATTCTCATGGCCTTCCCATTTCTCGCCATAGTACTTTTGGCCAAGCTGTTGTTAATGGTAATTAATTCATTCATTAAAACACACCCCTTCTTCTAGTTGTTCTTTTGGATAGAATTATTAGAATTTAAATTCTACTTTGTGCGTTTATTTTGATCTCATATACTTTGAATTTCGgttcatttttattcatatatttttaaaatattcattttaatccttgtataaaaatgaaatgaaaggaCAAATGAACgttttaaaagtatatagatcaaaataaaccaaaattataaggataaaaaagaatatattaaaAGTATGGGGATTAAAATGAAATAGAGTCAAAatatatgaatcaaaattatatttaaacataATATGTGAAAATGAAATGATGGAATGAAAGtttatttattgtattgtaACGTAGGGATCAATGTGCTGTGTGGGGTGGGAATACTTTCGACTCCATATGCAATGAAGGAAGGAGGATGGTTGGGAATATCCATATTGATGATATTTGCGGTGCTTTCATTCTACACTGGAATACTCCTGCGTGCTTGTTTGGATAGCAGACCTGGCCTTGAAACTTACCCTGACATTGGCCAAGCTGCTTTCGGTGCCATGGGCCGTGTCGCCATCTCGGTAAAACTTCCCCACCCCCccgttttaatattttaatattccaatttctaaaattagtttttcaaaattcaccattttatttctattttacaaaattctcaattaaattttatgCACCATATAAATTTCTTGATACAAAATTATACTCGTGTagaaattgagattaaaaagaaaaaaaattgaaatattattttgatcaaatttgttcaattttagtccctCTACTAGGGATGGCAACGGAGCCGAGCTGGGGTAAGGTTGCATTCTCCATCCCTGTCCCTCTGGAGATTTTTAATTTCCGTTCCTGCCCCATTCTCCGTTTTGGGGATCGGAGTCGGAATCGAAAAATCTCCGATCGAGGATTCGAATCTCCCGCGGAAAAAATCCccgctttttattttattatttttattatctaaaattaactaaaatatttatattaaaattgtaaattttatgtaataaattagtattattgttacatatttatttaaatgacaattaaaaaatattttatattttttattataaaaattattatattagaaaattaaaattaaaacaaatttaaataaaacagtaGCTTGAAACTACTGTTAtagtatataataataataataataattaaaagttttgttttttttttttttttttaattatttattattatattaataattaaaaaaatcgggAGGGGTTGGGATGGGATGGGGATCCCCTCTCCGTCCCTGCCAGTCTCCGATGTGGAAACCGATTTAAATCCTCGTTTTGACTCCCATACCTGGTCAAATCGGGGATTTTTCGTCCCAATGGGTCCCCGACCCCATGGAAAATTTTGCCATCCCTACTCTCTACCTTTAATTGCTCGATTTTAATccatgttatttcaataaattttatatttaatccCGATGCTAGTTTATTGTcgattttttctaataaatttttttgttatttattaatatttttactctcaattttgaaaagatatttacatattatattttcttgaaGAAAACTATTAttcagtttatttatttttggtaaaaattaattttgaatgactaaatttaagattaattgtaagtacaataactaaaattagacctatttaacttttaaaaaaagaatataaaggGACaaagatataatattaaaaatcatttttcatggTCCCTAAACTCTTATGAAAGTAGGAATTCAATCTCTTTACTTTGaggtttgtaacaatttagtcaacAACTTAATCTAGTATACTTTACAATTTGAAACGATTTTGTTCTTATGAAAAATAGTATTAAAATTTCTTACACATGTaaattcataaatcaatttttgtataAACTATAAACATTAAATTGTCTTATAATAAAATTATCACTTAATTTTGAAGAGATTTTTTATGAAAGAGGCTACATtgttataaatttcaaaatatatttaagtTTAGAGAcgaaatcaataattaattattcagtttatttatttttggtaaaattaataaattttgagtttaattcaaagaattaaaactgaaaataattttttattttgaaaatggtttcaaaattgaaaaagaaaaaaattgaattgaaattggaaaatcCCACTTGTCGATTTAAGTACAAATGTCGTTatcaattgaattttaattactAAATCGTTACTTGTATGATTTtcataaaaacaaaaagtcttttttttaatcaaagatTTCCTTTTatgttctctttttctttcgGAATTTCTTTCGTTTAACATTTTGTTTTGATTCCTGGTGGACGCAGATCGTGTTGTACGTGGAATTATACGTAAGTATTACTTTCTGAAATCggcttttaattattatattatatcattgGATAATGATTGACGTAAGGGCCCGCTTAAATTTAATACCCTACATCAGACACCAAGTGGCAAGCCTCTTGTCCGCCAGCGCTCTTTTTTATGACTTAGGAACCACATTTTGATTTTGGGTCGCTTTCTGCGTCCGTGGTGGAAGAGAGCCAAGTTTTGAAGAAATAGtgacttttaaaattgttttgaatCAATAAGAAACAGTGAAACTTgggtttattagattttgggtcacttttctttgtttttcttaataataataTCACTTTTCCTTGTTGTTCTTACTTACCCTTATTTGTCTAAGGACAATTTAAAGATAGGATGCAACAGTTGAATTATGATTTTCTTTCTAATTGTTGTGACAACCAAAGGAAGCAAATAAGactaaaaaaatggaagaaatgatCAAAGCTCTTTTTTGCATATGATGCTTGATGTCTTTGGCAGATGCTTATCAAGTGTTTGAGAAAATGACGGGGAGGAGATATGGAGTCTAACCACCCATTTTCATATGGGATTTTGTAGCGTAGCTACTTTCGACCTTTGGCTAGTTGAATAGGCAAAACggctcttcttttttctttttttgaaaatggaACTTAGCTTAGAAGCAAGAACCCCTATCATCCTCTCAGTCTTGGCTGTATCTGTTCGACAAATCCGTTTATTCTCATTCAGATAAGGGTAGAGAATCTTCTACTTAATTACCCTCGTCCTTTTACACTCCCTTGTTCTTCTTATTCTCTGTTGGAATGATAAGGGTAGAGAATCTTCTCAACCTAAGTATTCGTCATTTTAAGGTTTAGAGGAATGCCCGATTATTAAACTCTCTAATTCTAGAGAGGTACCTCTGATCTTTCTACCTTTACCTGTTGACATAATTAACACATTTAGTAAATTACGTAAACTTCTATGCCGGTTCTTTGTTATTTTACACTTTTTGTTCATCTTTAATATCGATTTCTTAATATTCTCAATTGGTAAAATCTCTAGCAATATTAGTGAATTTAAACCAGAACACAATTCTAACCTGAAAATTTTGATATCATGTGGAAGCTCTGGCAAATGAAACAGACTCCCCACTGGGCCAATAAACATCAAGTGAAAACTGAAAAGTTAAAGCTTATTCTTTGTTTCTAGTTAAAATGAAATGTGGAAAGGGATCTGCATCATGACCCAAGTCAGTATTTTGCATGATGATTGTGTCTGCTAATGATTTTGAAACAACAAATTAAGCCTTATGTTGACGAATTGACCCAACTAAACATGCTAGTTTTGCAGGCTTCTTGTATCGAGTACGTAATCTTGGAGAGCGACAATTTGTCTACATTGTTTCCCCGTGCGCACATAAGTTTTGGCGGATTGGAAATAAATGCACACCTTTTATTCGCTATTGCAACTGCCCTTGCTGTTCTTCCGACTGTTTATCTTCGGGATCTCAGTATTCTAAGTTATATCTCTGGTAAGCTGGCTAGATTTATCATGCCAAGATATGTGTATATGTTTGTGAGTTTTATTGGTTAGTCTTATATTAGCTGCTTTGCTTTTGTTTATAGTTGCAACCTGCTGTCCATGAATTGGTATTGTCTTGCATCAAACACCAATTTTTTTAGCTAAAATATTCTGCTTTGAAGATTCAAATCAATGGACATGAAACCACGAACATGACACAGCAAATCCATTTATATGTTCAATAAAAGAGTTTTGAtgtatttttatcaaaatttatcattttttttatattactaTTCAGGGCTATTTACTATGTTTAACAAGTTTTGAATAGTGCCTAACAAGTAACTTGTATTCACTTTGTACTATTGCGTCTAACATGTCTATTATGGTAACAAGTGAATGAGCAACGACTATCAGAAtgctcaagtatcaacgacataTTACTCAAACTAAAGTGTCTGTTTGCTTCATTGCACAAAACAGATGTTGCTGTCAAAAATGATCTTTCTTATTGTTCTTGTTCTTATGAAATGCCCCTAATTTAAACCGAGGCTTCCGAAAAAATCGCTATgaatggttttttttcttttcttttttccttccttGCAGCTGGTGGAGTTGTTGCATCAATCGTGGTGGTTTTATGCTTGTTCTGGGTTGGTTTCGTAGACGATGTTGGTTTCCACGGCAAGGTGACTCCACTGAACCTCTCAAGTCTACCAGTTGCTCTGGGTCTGTACGGTTTCTGCTACTCAGGACATGCTGTATTTCCCAACATCTATAGCTCAATGGGTAAACAAAGCCAATTCCCAGCAGTTCTTTTGACATGGTAATGTGAAATCTTCATCCATTTTCACAAACAATTTGTCTTGTTCATCTCCTGGTGTCTGCTACTGCATATAGctattaatttgatttagataTTCATCATTCGTATGGACTTCTGAGCATTAATCATGTAACCTAAAGTGAGCTTAGCTCAACGATAATTGACGTGACCTTTCTCCCTAGAGGTCGGAAAGTTCGATCCCCGTCTCTCGACCTGTTATcctaaaaaaacaagaaaagaatgTAAGCCTtctagtgtttttattttatatcacTTACCTAGTTGATGAAGTCAGCTCCAATCAAAATTATCGACACtcatttatttagtataatgtacaactttatcaTTTAAGAAATCCGTGTTGCATGGTATGCCTGTGTGTCACCCTTTTGAATGGAGGGTTGATAAAACCTGctaactattaaaaaaagttaatcATCGACTAAGATGTTTAAAACACTAATAgcatttaattttcttaaaaatgcAGTTTTGGCATTTGTACTTTGATGTATGCTGGAGTCGCTATTATGGGATACTTAATGTTTGGAGAGTCTACATTATCCCAGTACACTCTTAACCTCCCCCAGGATTTGGTTGCTTCAAAGATTGCTGTGTGGACTACGGTACGGTGATCAGTTTTTCTCTCAGCCAATCCATTCTTCATGCTTAAGTTTTTATCCTAGTCAAAATAACCATATTTGTTTCGTTccttaatatatattttcccACCAAACTGCTACGTTTACGTGATGTGCTGTAGAGTTTAAGAAATAAAATCTGTTATTATTTCTTCTTAATATGGAATGGTGGCATGAGGACTTAAATTGTAGTCCTGTTTTTAAATACTAGTATATTTAGAACATTACTATTAGAATTGGCAAGCTCGCCACATGCACGTGCTGTATTGTTTGTTTGCTGAAGAAAGCTCATTTGTGATTTGAAAgcaatagatatattaaatgtttagATTGATATGATTTGGTCGTAAAGTCGATGAAGGGATCTTATGGGTCATTCCTTGAGGAATCGAACATATGTTTTAGGGcatgtttggaagtgattcgaaaatggttaaaatcactaTGAAACTTGCTTTTAATGATTCAAAACCAATTTTGATGTCgtaaaattgtattttaaaaatgaaatattaaacattaaattaatttcgagTGATTAAAGGCGTTTTTCGAAGTGATTTTGAACGTGACAAAcatgattttaaccatttcaaaatcacttccaaacatatACTTTAGTCCTCTGTTTCCTTGCATAGTCTTATTTTTGTGTTTGGAAGTTGTTATTTTGTTAGTCTTGTACTCAATTTCTACTGTCAGAGCCTGCAAACTATTTTCTCATGTTTCTTATTTGTTCTTTGGCAGGTAGTAAACCCGTTTACCAAATATCCTTTCAAAGTGTGATATATACTTGTTACTTCACATCGATATTCTTTGCTTCCAGAAGGATTTTGGGCCTCACATCTCATAATGTGCAGAGGGTAGCATACAAATTACTCATAATAATCAGAAACTAATATCATGCTcatatttccatttttcctgTTTTTTCGCAACCGTAATTTCTGCAAGTGTATTTGAACTGGAACAATGATGTTTCTCCTTAATTAGTCCCACGTATGCATTAACTATATCTCCAGTTGCAATGAGTCTGGAGGAGTTCATACCACCAAACCATCCCAAGTCTCATATGTATTCCATCCTAATTAGAACTGGTCTTGTAATTTCTACCTTACTGGTTGGCCTTTCTGTCCCCTTTTTTGGTAAGTATATCTTCACATTTCTATTTCCATACCAGTTTAATTATGGTGACCAAAATCCCATGTTTTCTTTAAGCAATTTGACTTTTCCCcttgaaaaaaatgaataccAATTTTTGTAATCTTCACTTTTCCAACGCAGGTCTTATGATGTCATTGATTGGATCATTGCTAACAATGCTTGTGGTAAGTTTGCTCATCCTTGCACTGTGAAGCCCTGCTGATACTAAACTCGTTTTTTTATGGCTAAACCATCAAATGTGTCTTGCTGCAGACTTTAATACTCCCTTGTGTATGTTACCTGAGCATTTTGAGGGGAAAAGTAACATTTTTGCAGGtaaaaacatcctcaaattttcttttatttgcatttaaATATACAAGAGAATGCACATTTGGAAGGATTACAATTACATATCCTCCactctcccttttttttttcctttcacaGAGAACACTTTGTTGCATAGTTATAGCAGTAGGAGTTATTGCATCAGCATTTGGATCATATTCAGCTCTTAAGAAAATCATTGAGAAATTGAGCGGCTGAAGATTTTGTCTTCCCAAACACCAAGAGTCACTGGTTCTGCAGCATAGATTCTGGTAGATTTTGTGTACCTTTTTTCATATTGTATATTGAATTATAGAGGAAATCTAGAATATCATGTTTCCCCTTGAAACGTAGGTGAGTTAATTTGTTCATTGATACCTGTGTTGTTATCCCCCTTGTGTTGTCAATACCTTGGTTTATTTTCATCTTCATTAGAAATTTAGACATTAATGAAAACCATTTTGTTACATTAACGGAATCTTATTACTAGAGATGGTGAATACAACCATTGGTTCTTCTGATTTCTCCTGTATAATGGCTGCACACTATGGCTGCAGCTTTCTTGTTACACTTAGCCAATCCAAAATAAAACCTTTAATATCCAGAGATGTTTGAATACATTTAGGCTTGATTGGAATTGATTACATTTAGGCTTGATTGGAATTGATTGGAATGACTTTTAAGATGTGTGAATAAATTTGGAACCTGTTTGAAATGACTTTTTAAGCAtgtaaaaatgtttttaattgttGAAATATTTTTCCTAACACTTAAAAAATCATTCGAAATATGCTTTTGGCAAAGAaattttttagtatatttaGAGCtttttttgattgattttttatcTGTGTAAAAATTACTTTTGGATTAAGGTTTCAAGAAATGATTCTTAGCATTATTCAAAatgattaaagaagaaaaaaaatacgaTATTTCAACTTCACTTCTTCCTTGAGTTCATAAAAAGTGCGTCCAATTCTATCTTACTGAATTATTCAATATTGTCTTTGatctatttaatatttttttttaaaaaaaaattacataactaCCAAgattttactaaatattttttaagtcTAGGAGCTCAAGATCCCATTAAatctttttaaagttaaaaaatctCTTAAACCCAAAGTTAGAAAGCTTAGGTCCTAAAATTGTAATGTAACCTTAAAACTAATTGGAAGC
This genomic window from Benincasa hispida cultivar B227 chromosome 4, ASM972705v1, whole genome shotgun sequence contains:
- the LOC120076810 gene encoding amino acid transporter AVT1C-like codes for the protein MKNSVSDRSFYIESSDDEDLEKEIDNDDGSDSDSSSSSADNRNHNQPSSYNTAAWPQSYRQSIDMLGSLHSPSIGLLGTSSLARFGSSFLSSSLTRRFTPEVFSSSISKPLLPTVIDEPQKHPSYSHLGPSLPSRRSSLSVRRDDKDKPVIDSHGLPISRHSTFGQAVVNGINVLCGVGILSTPYAMKEGGWLGISILMIFAVLSFYTGILLRACLDSRPGLETYPDIGQAAFGAMGRVAISIVLYVELYASCIEYVILESDNLSTLFPRAHISFGGLEINAHLLFAIATALAVLPTVYLRDLSILSYISAGGVVASIVVVLCLFWVGFVDDVGFHGKVTPLNLSSLPVALGLYGFCYSGHAVFPNIYSSMGKQSQFPAVLLTCFGICTLMYAGVAIMGYLMFGESTLSQYTLNLPQDLVASKIAVWTTVVNPFTKYALTISPVAMSLEEFIPPNHPKSHMYSILIRTGLVISTLLVGLSVPFFGLMMSLIGSLLTMLVTLILPCVCYLSILRGKVTFLQRTLCCIVIAVGVIASAFGSYSALKKIIEKLSG